The Zingiber officinale cultivar Zhangliang chromosome 9A, Zo_v1.1, whole genome shotgun sequence genome window below encodes:
- the LOC122018500 gene encoding sphingoid long-chain bases kinase 1-like, with product MQDSTDQHQVVGSPKGTLKQSLRRLSGKKSPTVKGQLSSPTVFPEKRGKAKSLKKTDGSIAIEESEKAKPHEHRIDIGDEKSDLLGYVIFIGKLTLDKKVKSSSVDQQQEIGTSISNVLEAKLTSKALIWGSSILSINEVVSVSYHAGVRYFTVHAYPTKRRSCGFCCFLKPQRVQKDFRFLASSSQEALQWVQGFADQQCSINSLPHPMTSKKQEPDIVSDEPLFDLPYIRCRSPPSILVILNPRSGHGRSSKVFHSKVEPIFKLAGFKMEVVRTTYAGHARNLASTVDFSTCPDGIVCIGGDGIVNEVLNGLLTRENQQEAISMPIGVIPAGSDNSLIWTVLGVRDPISAAMAIVKGGLTATDVLTVKWIQNDITHFGTTVSYFGFLSDVLELSEKYQKRCGPLRYFVAGFLKFLCLPKYSFDVEYLPNTKVANPEAKNSVEQHKIDMSDLYLDIMQRSRKEGLTRASSLSSIDSIRTPGGDLETTGSTTASSEPSEFVRALDSKSKRLSLGRNLMTEPDEVLHPQPHLSSNPSGPRTRSKSRTDRTWAGLTVTTDAKSSWAPTSLYDKEDISSTVSDPGPIWDSEPKWDTQPKWDAEPNWETEKHIELPGPPLDDIELGMKEELVPSLEEKWIVKKGRFLAVLVCNHSCKTVQSLSSQVIAPKAEHDDNCLDLLLINGSGRLRLLKFFMYLQFGRHLSLPYVDYVKVKSVKIKPAANTNNGCGIDGELLHVDGQALCSLLPEQCRLIGRRALEHA from the exons GCAGTATTGCTATTGAAGAGTCTGAGAAAGCAAAGCCACATGAACACAGGATCGATATCGGTGATGAAAAATCTGATTTGTTAGGATATGTAATTTTCATCGGGAAGCTTACTTTGGATAAGAAGGTTAAAAGTTCCAGTGTTGATCAGCAGCAGGAGATAGGAACTTCAATCTCTAATGTATTGGAAGCAAAACTTACAAGCAAAGCCCTGATATGGGGTTCTAGTATTCTTAGCATCAATGAAGTTGTTTCT GTATCTTACCATGCTGGTGTAAGATATTTCACTGTCCACGCATATCCTACTAAAAGGAGATCATGTGGGTTTTGTTGCTTTCTGAAACCACAAAGAGTTCAAAAGGATTTTCGCTTCTTAGCTTCTAGCTCACAAGAAGCCTTGCAATGGGTACAAGGTTTTGCAGATCAGCAATGTTCAATTAATAGTTTACCTCATCCCATGACTTCTAAAAAGCAGGAACCTGACATTGTTTCTGACGAGCCTCTGTTTGATCTACCATACATAAGATGTAGAAGTCCACCAAGCATTCTTGTAATACTTAATCCTCGTTCTGGGCATGGCCGATCAAGTAAAGTTTTTCATTCAAAAGTTGAACCAATTTTTAAG CTTGCAGGCTTCAAGATGGAAGTAGTTAGGACGACATATGCTGGTCATGCAAGAAACCTTGCTTCCACAGTCGACTTCAGCACATGTCCTGATG GAATTGTTTGCATTGGTGGTGATGGAATTGTCAATGAG GTTCTCAATGGGCTTCTAACTAGAGAAAATCAACAGGAAGCAATTTCCATGCCAATAGGTGTGATTCCTGCTGGTTCTGACAATTCACTTATTTGGACTGTTTTGGGAGTGAGAGATCCCATCTCAGCTGCAATGGCTATTGTCAAG GGGGGACTCACTGCCACTGATGTTCTTACTGTTAAATGGATCCAGAATGACATCACTCATTTTGGAACTACTGTTTCATACTTTGGCTTCCTGAGTGATG TCCTGGAACTCTCTGAGAAGTACCAGAAACGCTGTGGTCCCTTGCGCTATTTTGTGGCTGGGTTTCTTAAATTTCTCTGCTTACCAAAGTACAGTTTTGATGTGGAATATCTCCCAAATACTAAGGTGGCAAATCCGGAAGCAAAAAATTCAGTAGAACAACATAAAATTGACATGTCAGACCTCTATCTGGATATAATGCAGAGATCAAGAAAAGAAGGCCTTACGAGAGCTTCTAGTTTATCTAGTATTGATTCGATTAGGACTCCTGGAGGTGACCTGGAAACTACTGGTAGCACAACTGCAAGCAGTGAGCCATCCGAGTTTGTACGGGCACTTGATTCGAAGTCAAAGCGTTTATCCTTGGGGAGAAATTTAATGACTGAACCAGATGAAGTCCTTCATCCCCAGCCTCACCTATCTTCAAATCCAAGCGGCCCAAGGACCAGATCAAAATCAAGAACAGATAGAACATGGGCAGGTCTAACTGTCACAACTGATGCCAAAAGTTCTTGGGCACCTACCTCTTTGTATGACAAAGAAGACATTTCCTCAACTGTTTCTGATCCAGGACCAATCTGGGACTCTGAACCAAAGTGGGACACTCAGCCAAAGTGGGATGCTGAGCCGAACTGGGAAACTGAGAAACACATTGAGCTGCCTGGGCCACCACTTGACGACATTGAATTAGGGATGAAGGAGGAGCTAGTTCCAAGCTTAGAGGAGAAATGGATTGTTAAAAAGGGTCGATTTCTTGCTGTCCTGGTATGCAATCATTCTTGCAAGACTGTTCAGAGCCTAAGTTCACAGGTGATTGCTCCGAAAGCAGAGCATGATGACAACTGTTTGGATTTGCTATTAATCAATGGAAGTGGAAGGCTGAGGTTGTTGAAATTCTTTATGTATCTTCAGTTTGGCCGGCATCTTTCTCTCCCATATGTTGACTATGTTAAG GTTAAGTCCGTGAAGATTAAGCCTGCTGCAAACACAAACAACGGGTGCGGTATCGACGGGGAACTACTTCATGTAGATGGGCAAGCTTTGTGTTCCTTGCTGCCAGAGCAGTGCAGACTAATTGGTCGTCGTGCCCTGGAACATGCCTAA